The following coding sequences are from one Panicum hallii strain FIL2 chromosome 5, PHallii_v3.1, whole genome shotgun sequence window:
- the LOC112893444 gene encoding light-mediated development protein DET1 isoform X1, with the protein MVRFFRSGNVASRVFDRQLLSPRPGAAVNTSRQFYENLVPSYTIYDIDCPDYSFRKFTDDGKYLVAFSRNHQDLIVYRPIWLTYSCTEECDSHDLPPKAKKFDSFFKQLYSIPLASSNEYICKDFFLYMECHQFGLFATSTAQSNDSTATEGAIHGVPSIEKITFYLVRLEDGVILDEKAFCNDFINLAHSIGAYLYEDLLCIVSLRYQTIHILQIRDSGNLVEVRRIGAFCREDDELFLHSHVQSGYGGSFLPGIKQRLLSYIFRKTWNEVPDQTLRVQHLKKKFYFHFQDYVDLIIWKVQFLDRHHLFIKFGSVDGGVSRSTDQNLAFFAVYNMETTDIVSLYQNSSEELYSLFEQFYDHFHANPQDSSHGKFISSHSNDIHALDQLRTIKNKASSSSQFVKKMMASLPYTCQSQSPSPYFDLSLFRYDEKLISAIDRHRHCTEHPIKFISVRSPNVVKFKIKPGLDSGASDSRAKRISSFLFHPFFPLVLSIQQTYMQPTVVNIHFRR; encoded by the exons ATGGTGCGCTTCTTCCGCAGCGGGAACGTCGCCTCCAGGGTCTTCGACCGCCAgctcctctccccgcgccccggCGCTGCG GTTAACACTAGTAGACAGTTCTATGAGAATTTGGTTCCAAGCTACACGATATATGACATAGATTGCCCAGACTATTCATTTCGCAAGTTCACTGATGATGGGAAGTATCTTGTGGCTTTTAGCCGAAACCACCAAGATTTGATTGTATACCGCCCCATCTGGTTGACATATTCATGCACTGAAGAATGTGATTCTCATGATCTTCCACCAAAGGCAAagaagtttgatagcttctttAAGCAGCTCTACTCAATTCCACTTGCATCCAGCAATGAATACATTTGCAAGGACTTTTTCCTGTACATGGAATGCCATCAATTTGGCTTATTTGCAACATCAACTGCACAAAGTAATGATTCAACTGCCACTGAGGGTGCAATACATGGCGTGCCATCAATTGAGAAAATAACTTTCTATCTTGTGCG GCTAGAAGATGGCGTCATACTGGATGAAAAGGCTTTCTGCAATGATTTTATCAATCTGGCACATAGTATTGGTGCTTACTTGTATGAGGACCTGCTTTGTATTGTTTCTCTGAGATATCAAACAATACATATCCTACAGATCCGAGATTCAGGCAACCTTGTTGAGGTACGCAGAATTGGCGCTTTCTGCCGGGAAGATGATGAGCTATTTCTTCACTCACATGTTCAG TCTGGTTATGGGGGTTCTTTTCTTCCTGGCATCAAGCAACGGTTGTTGTCGTATATTTTTCGCAAGACATGGAACGAAGTTCCAGATCAGACTTTG AGGGTCCAGCATCTCAAGAAGAAGTTCTATTTTCACTTCCAAGACTATGTTGATCTTATCATATGGAAG GTACAGTTTTTGGATCGCCATCACCTATTTATCAAGTTCGGTAGTGTGGATGGAGGG GTTTCTCGAAGTACTGATCAAAACTTAGCATTCTTTGCCGTGTATAACATGGAGACAACTGATATCGTTTCGCTTTACCAG AATTCATCGGAGGAGCTCTATTCCTTGTTTGAACAATTTTATGACCATTTTCATGCCAATCCACAAGATTCATCGCATGGAAAATTTATCTCGTCGCACTCCAATGATATTCATGCTCTTGATCAACTTCGCACAATAAAAAATAAAGCAAGCAGCTCCTCACAG TTTGTGAAAAAGATGATGGCATCATTGCCTTACACGTGCCAATCACAGAGTCCTTCGCCATACTTTGATCTATCCCTTTTTAGGTATGATGAGAAG CTGATTTCAGCAATTGATCGGCATCGGCATTGCACAGAGCATCCAATAAAATTTATATCAGTGAGGTCACCAAATGTTGTCAAATTTAAGATCAAGCCAG GTTTGGATTCTGGTGCTTCTGACAGCAGAGCGAAAAGAATCTCATCCTTCTTGTTTCACCCATTTTTCCCACTTGTACTTTCAATTCAGCAGACTTATATGCAGCCAACTGTTGTCAATATCCATTTCAGGAGATAG
- the LOC112893444 gene encoding light-mediated development protein DET1 isoform X2: MVRFFRSGNVASRVFDRQLLSPRPGAAIRDSGNLVEVRRIGAFCREDDELFLHSHVQSGYGGSFLPGIKQRLLSYIFRKTWNEVPDQTLRVQHLKKKFYFHFQDYVDLIIWKVQFLDRHHLFIKFGSVDGGVSRSTDQNLAFFAVYNMETTDIVSLYQNSSEELYSLFEQFYDHFHANPQDSSHGKFISSHSNDIHALDQLRTIKNKASSSSQFVKKMMASLPYTCQSQSPSPYFDLSLFRYDEKLISAIDRHRHCTEHPIKFISVRSPNVVKFKIKPGLDSGASDSRAKRISSFLFHPFFPLVLSIQQTYMQPTVVNIHFRR; this comes from the exons ATGGTGCGCTTCTTCCGCAGCGGGAACGTCGCCTCCAGGGTCTTCGACCGCCAgctcctctccccgcgccccggCGCTGCG ATCCGAGATTCAGGCAACCTTGTTGAGGTACGCAGAATTGGCGCTTTCTGCCGGGAAGATGATGAGCTATTTCTTCACTCACATGTTCAG TCTGGTTATGGGGGTTCTTTTCTTCCTGGCATCAAGCAACGGTTGTTGTCGTATATTTTTCGCAAGACATGGAACGAAGTTCCAGATCAGACTTTG AGGGTCCAGCATCTCAAGAAGAAGTTCTATTTTCACTTCCAAGACTATGTTGATCTTATCATATGGAAG GTACAGTTTTTGGATCGCCATCACCTATTTATCAAGTTCGGTAGTGTGGATGGAGGG GTTTCTCGAAGTACTGATCAAAACTTAGCATTCTTTGCCGTGTATAACATGGAGACAACTGATATCGTTTCGCTTTACCAG AATTCATCGGAGGAGCTCTATTCCTTGTTTGAACAATTTTATGACCATTTTCATGCCAATCCACAAGATTCATCGCATGGAAAATTTATCTCGTCGCACTCCAATGATATTCATGCTCTTGATCAACTTCGCACAATAAAAAATAAAGCAAGCAGCTCCTCACAG TTTGTGAAAAAGATGATGGCATCATTGCCTTACACGTGCCAATCACAGAGTCCTTCGCCATACTTTGATCTATCCCTTTTTAGGTATGATGAGAAG CTGATTTCAGCAATTGATCGGCATCGGCATTGCACAGAGCATCCAATAAAATTTATATCAGTGAGGTCACCAAATGTTGTCAAATTTAAGATCAAGCCAG GTTTGGATTCTGGTGCTTCTGACAGCAGAGCGAAAAGAATCTCATCCTTCTTGTTTCACCCATTTTTCCCACTTGTACTTTCAATTCAGCAGACTTATATGCAGCCAACTGTTGTCAATATCCATTTCAGGAGATAG